From Streptomyces chrestomyceticus JCM 4735, one genomic window encodes:
- a CDS encoding MarR family winged helix-turn-helix transcriptional regulator, with the protein MPETPYAPTRIRSLPSWLLGRAAARGHRLVAEALAEEGMRMMHHAVLSAVGELGPVSQAELGRSVGIDPKDMVAVVNDLQADGLVTRTPDPKDRRKNAVEISAAGRCRLRRTEELGDRANDELTAGLTPAEREQLMALLARVVEPGADSKGETEAG; encoded by the coding sequence ATGCCAGAGACTCCGTACGCCCCCACCCGCATCCGCTCCCTCCCCAGTTGGCTGCTCGGCCGGGCGGCGGCCCGCGGTCACCGCCTCGTCGCGGAGGCGCTGGCCGAGGAGGGGATGCGGATGATGCACCACGCGGTGCTCTCGGCCGTCGGCGAGCTGGGGCCCGTCTCCCAGGCCGAACTGGGCCGCAGTGTGGGCATCGACCCCAAGGACATGGTCGCCGTCGTCAACGACCTCCAGGCCGACGGGCTGGTGACGCGCACCCCCGATCCGAAGGACCGGCGCAAGAACGCCGTCGAGATCTCCGCGGCGGGGCGGTGCCGGCTACGGCGTACGGAGGAACTGGGCGACCGGGCCAACGACGAGCTGACCGCGGGCCTCACCCCGGCCGAACGGGAGCAATTGATGGCGCTGCTCGCGCGGGTGGTGGAGCCGGGGGCGGATTCGAAGGGGGAGACGGAAGCGGGCTGA
- a CDS encoding quinone oxidoreductase family protein: protein MRRVRFHSYGGPEVLRVEEAEVPAPGPGELLVRTEAIGVSLPSVRRTRGDGNGGGVPLPAVLGGEVAGTVVGLGPDVTGFAVGDRVTALSFTGSYTEAATVPAAMAARIPDAASSVDAVALVRGGQVALAALATAAPADGESVLITGAASATGHLAVQLAKLRGVPRVVAAVGSTAKADFLYGLGADEVVTYEDASWGEPVDIVLDGVGGELLPRAVATLAPGGRLVFFNSGGGTVPAYDLLAGAKTITGLTMARFAATRPELYERHGAELWDHFFAGRLRAAVHARIPLAEAARAHEIIEARANLGKVVLVP from the coding sequence GTGCGGCGAGTCCGTTTCCATTCCTACGGCGGACCCGAGGTCCTGCGCGTCGAGGAGGCCGAGGTCCCCGCGCCGGGCCCCGGCGAACTGCTCGTCCGTACGGAGGCCATCGGCGTGTCGCTGCCGTCCGTCCGCCGGACGCGCGGCGACGGGAACGGCGGTGGCGTGCCGCTCCCCGCCGTACTCGGCGGCGAGGTGGCCGGTACGGTCGTCGGCCTGGGCCCGGACGTCACCGGTTTCGCGGTCGGCGACCGCGTCACCGCGCTCTCCTTCACCGGCTCGTACACCGAGGCGGCCACCGTGCCCGCCGCGATGGCCGCCCGCATACCGGACGCCGCGTCCAGCGTGGACGCCGTCGCCCTGGTACGCGGCGGGCAGGTCGCGCTCGCGGCGCTGGCCACCGCCGCCCCGGCCGACGGGGAGTCGGTGCTGATCACGGGCGCGGCCAGTGCCACCGGACACCTGGCGGTACAACTGGCCAAGCTGCGGGGCGTGCCGCGGGTGGTGGCGGCCGTCGGCTCCACCGCGAAGGCGGACTTCCTGTACGGGCTCGGCGCCGACGAGGTCGTGACGTACGAGGACGCGTCCTGGGGCGAGCCCGTCGACATCGTCCTCGACGGCGTCGGCGGGGAACTGCTGCCGCGCGCGGTGGCGACCCTCGCGCCGGGCGGGCGGCTGGTGTTCTTCAACTCGGGCGGCGGCACGGTCCCGGCCTACGACCTGCTCGCGGGTGCCAAGACGATCACCGGCCTCACCATGGCACGGTTCGCCGCCACCCGCCCGGAGCTGTACGAGCGGCACGGCGCCGAGCTGTGGGACCACTTCTTCGCCGGGCGCCTGCGGGCCGCCGTGCACGCCCGGATCCCGCTGGCCGAAGCGGCCCGCGCGCACGAGATCATCGAAGCCCGCGCCAACCTCGGCAAGGTCGTACTGGTCCCCTGA
- a CDS encoding bile acid:sodium symporter family protein, producing the protein MRRPQLRIPSWLPVDGFILALVGTVGLAALLPARGAAATVADDASTGAVALLFFLYGARLSTREAVDGMRQWRLHLTVLACTFVLFPLLGLAAGGLVPYLLTQPLYTGLLFLCLVPSTVQSSIAFTSIARGNVAAAICAGSFSSLIGIVVTPLLAALLLGGDGGGFSASSLVSIVFQLLVPFLAGQLLRRWIAGFITRHKKILGLVDRGSILLVVYTAFSTGMVQGIWHQVSPWRLLGLLAVEAVLLALMLTITSYGSKKAGFPRGDRIAITFAGSKKSLAAGLPMASVLFGAQAGLAVLPLMLFHQMQLMVCAVLAKRYAAQAPEERESGGGSGAGDLPGPGRREAGVRPRPGVDPGGAEQAGAVRPAHSAP; encoded by the coding sequence ATGCGCCGCCCTCAGCTCAGAATCCCCTCCTGGCTCCCCGTGGACGGATTCATCCTGGCCCTCGTCGGTACCGTCGGCCTCGCGGCCCTGCTCCCCGCCCGGGGCGCGGCCGCCACCGTCGCCGACGACGCGTCGACCGGTGCCGTGGCGCTGCTCTTCTTCCTCTACGGCGCCCGGCTCTCCACCCGGGAAGCGGTGGACGGGATGCGCCAGTGGCGGCTGCACCTGACGGTGCTGGCGTGCACGTTCGTCCTCTTCCCCCTGCTGGGGCTGGCCGCCGGCGGTCTCGTCCCGTACCTCCTGACGCAGCCCCTCTACACCGGCCTGCTCTTCCTGTGCCTGGTGCCCTCCACCGTCCAGTCCTCGATCGCCTTCACCTCGATAGCGCGCGGCAATGTCGCGGCGGCGATCTGCGCGGGCTCCTTCTCCAGCCTCATCGGGATCGTCGTGACGCCGCTGCTGGCGGCGCTCCTCCTGGGCGGTGACGGCGGCGGGTTCTCGGCGAGCTCACTGGTCTCGATCGTCTTCCAACTGCTGGTGCCGTTCCTGGCCGGTCAGTTGTTGCGCCGCTGGATCGCCGGTTTCATCACCCGCCACAAGAAGATCCTCGGCCTCGTCGACCGCGGCTCGATACTCCTCGTCGTCTACACCGCCTTCAGCACGGGCATGGTCCAGGGCATCTGGCACCAGGTCTCGCCGTGGCGCCTGCTGGGCCTGCTGGCCGTCGAGGCCGTCCTGCTGGCCCTGATGCTGACGATCACGTCCTACGGTTCCAAGAAGGCCGGTTTCCCCCGCGGCGACCGGATCGCCATCACGTTCGCGGGCTCGAAGAAGAGCCTGGCCGCCGGCCTGCCCATGGCCAGCGTCCTGTTCGGCGCACAGGCCGGGCTGGCGGTGCTGCCGCTGATGCTGTTCCACCAGATGCAGCTCATGGTCTGCGCGGTCCTCGCGAAGCGGTACGCGGCACAGGCGCCGGAGGAGCGGGAATCCGGGGGCGGGTCCGGGGCCGGGGATCTGCCCGGCCCCGGACGGCGAGAGGCGGGTGTGCGGCCGCGGCCCGGCGTCGATCCGGGCGGCGCGGAGCAGGCCGGTGCGGTACGACCGGCCCACTCCGCTCCGTGA
- a CDS encoding LysR family transcriptional regulator — protein sequence MFDPVQLRTFLAVAQTLSFTQAAHRLGLRQSTVSQHVRKLEDVAGRRLFARDTHAVDLTEDGEAMLGFARTILEANERAAGFFTGTRLRGRLRFGASEDFVLTRMPEVLEEFRRDHPEVDLELTVELSGTLHELLAAGRLDLVLAKRRPDPARGRAEAPTGRLVWRDRLVWVGTDRLRLDARRPVPLVVFPPPAVTRARALEALERQGRDWRIACTSGSLNGLIAATRAGLGVMAHSLGMIPPGLVRVPSRAGLPELGGVDFVLLHGERDGAARGPADALADAILAGGDRLQLP from the coding sequence ATGTTCGACCCCGTACAGCTACGGACGTTCCTCGCGGTGGCGCAGACGCTGAGCTTCACGCAGGCCGCGCACCGCCTCGGCCTGCGGCAGTCCACCGTGAGCCAGCACGTGCGCAAGCTGGAGGACGTGGCCGGGCGGCGGCTGTTCGCCCGGGACACCCATGCCGTGGACCTCACCGAGGACGGTGAGGCGATGCTCGGCTTCGCGCGCACCATCCTGGAGGCCAACGAGCGGGCCGCGGGCTTCTTCACGGGCACGCGGCTGCGCGGCCGGCTGCGGTTCGGGGCCTCGGAGGACTTCGTGCTGACCCGGATGCCGGAGGTGCTGGAGGAGTTCCGGCGCGACCACCCCGAGGTGGACCTGGAGCTGACGGTCGAACTCTCCGGGACGCTGCACGAACTGCTGGCGGCCGGCCGCCTCGATCTCGTACTGGCCAAGCGGCGCCCCGACCCGGCACGCGGCCGGGCGGAGGCGCCCACCGGCCGGCTCGTCTGGCGGGACCGGCTGGTGTGGGTCGGCACGGACCGGCTGCGGCTGGACGCGCGGCGGCCGGTCCCGCTGGTGGTGTTCCCGCCGCCGGCGGTGACCCGGGCCCGCGCGCTGGAGGCGCTGGAGCGGCAGGGCCGCGACTGGCGCATCGCCTGTACGAGCGGCAGCCTCAACGGCCTGATCGCGGCCACCCGGGCGGGCCTGGGCGTGATGGCGCACAGCCTCGGCATGATCCCGCCCGGCCTGGTGCGGGTGCCGTCCCGGGCCGGGCTGCCGGAGCTCGGCGGGGTGGACTTCGTCCTGCTGCACGGGGAGCGGGACGGGGCGGCCAGGGGCCCGGCGGACGCGCTGGCCGACGCGATACTGGCGGGCGGCGACCGGCTGCAGCTTCCGTAG
- a CDS encoding AMP-dependent synthetase/ligase translates to MREFSVPPLATAPRVGGLADAVFDHAGSDPGRAALARKDEAGRWRDVTSAEFRDEVLALAKGLLAQGVRFGDRVGIMSRTRYEWTLFDFALWSVGAQSVPLYPTSSAEQVFWMLHDAGVSACMVEHEDHAMTVGSVIDRLPQLRRLWQLDADPVAELTAAGAHLEDDVVHRHRMAVTPDATATVIYTSGTTGRPKGCVISHANFMAEADNVVRRYETVFHSRPGDEASTLLFLPLAHVFGRMVQVAAVRGRVKLGHQPELSAAALLPDLQSFRPSFILAVPYIFERVFAAARRKAEAEGRLGPFEKAVDVAVRYAEALEHKAFGTASGPGAPLRMQHQLFDKLVYSKVREAMGGRVRHAMSGGSAMERRLGLFFAGAGVTIYEGYGLTESTAAATANPPERTRFGTVGSPVPGTTVHIAEDGEIWLHGGQVFQGYLNNARATDAVLRDGWLATGDLGALDEDGYLTITGRKKEILVTSGGKTLSPVVLEERVRAHPLVAQCIVVGNDRPYVAALVTLDPEAVGHWLRMRGKPELPPTDLVHDPDLETEIRRAVVAANTLVSQAESIRTFRILAHQFSEEHGLLTPSLKLKRKAIEAAYATEVEALYRA, encoded by the coding sequence TTGCGCGAGTTCTCCGTCCCGCCTTTGGCGACGGCGCCCCGCGTCGGCGGGTTGGCGGACGCTGTGTTCGATCATGCCGGCTCGGATCCGGGCCGGGCCGCGCTGGCGCGCAAGGACGAGGCCGGCCGGTGGCGGGACGTGACGTCGGCGGAGTTCCGTGACGAGGTGCTGGCCCTGGCCAAGGGGCTGCTCGCGCAGGGTGTCCGGTTCGGCGACCGGGTCGGGATCATGTCCCGTACCCGCTACGAGTGGACGCTGTTCGACTTCGCCCTGTGGTCCGTGGGCGCCCAGTCCGTACCGCTGTACCCCACCTCCTCCGCCGAGCAGGTCTTCTGGATGCTGCACGACGCGGGGGTGTCGGCCTGCATGGTGGAGCACGAGGACCACGCGATGACCGTCGGCTCGGTCATCGACCGGCTGCCGCAGCTCCGCCGCCTGTGGCAGTTGGACGCCGACCCGGTCGCCGAGCTGACGGCGGCGGGCGCGCACCTGGAGGACGACGTGGTGCACCGCCACCGGATGGCGGTCACCCCGGACGCGACCGCGACGGTCATCTACACCTCCGGCACGACCGGCCGCCCGAAGGGCTGCGTGATCAGCCACGCGAACTTCATGGCCGAGGCCGACAACGTCGTCCGGCGCTACGAGACGGTGTTCCACTCCAGGCCCGGCGACGAGGCGTCCACCCTGCTGTTCCTGCCGCTCGCCCATGTCTTCGGCCGGATGGTGCAGGTCGCGGCGGTACGCGGGCGGGTCAAGCTGGGCCATCAGCCCGAGCTGTCCGCCGCCGCCCTGCTTCCCGACCTCCAGTCGTTCCGGCCCAGTTTCATCCTCGCCGTGCCGTACATCTTCGAGAGGGTCTTCGCGGCGGCCCGGCGCAAGGCCGAGGCGGAGGGGCGGCTCGGGCCGTTCGAGAAGGCCGTCGACGTGGCGGTCCGCTACGCCGAGGCGCTGGAGCACAAGGCGTTCGGCACCGCGTCCGGGCCCGGCGCGCCGCTGCGGATGCAGCATCAGCTCTTCGACAAGCTGGTCTACAGCAAGGTGCGGGAGGCGATGGGCGGCCGGGTGCGGCACGCCATGTCGGGCGGTTCGGCGATGGAGCGCCGGCTCGGGCTGTTCTTCGCGGGCGCCGGGGTGACGATCTACGAGGGGTACGGCCTGACGGAGTCCACCGCCGCCGCCACCGCCAACCCGCCCGAGCGCACCCGCTTCGGCACGGTCGGCTCCCCCGTCCCCGGGACGACCGTGCACATCGCCGAGGACGGCGAGATCTGGCTGCACGGCGGCCAGGTCTTCCAGGGCTACCTGAACAACGCGCGGGCCACCGACGCCGTCCTGCGCGACGGCTGGCTGGCCACCGGCGATCTCGGCGCGCTCGACGAGGACGGCTATCTGACGATCACCGGCCGCAAGAAGGAGATCCTGGTGACCTCCGGCGGCAAGACCCTGTCCCCGGTCGTCCTGGAGGAGCGGGTCAGGGCGCATCCGCTGGTCGCCCAGTGCATCGTCGTCGGCAACGACCGTCCGTACGTGGCCGCGCTGGTGACGCTGGACCCGGAGGCGGTCGGGCACTGGCTCAGGATGCGCGGCAAGCCGGAGCTGCCGCCGACCGACCTGGTGCACGACCCCGACCTGGAGACGGAGATCCGGCGGGCCGTGGTCGCCGCCAACACACTGGTCTCGCAGGCCGAGTCCATCCGTACGTTCCGGATACTGGCGCACCAGTTCAGCGAGGAGCACGGCCTGCTGACGCCGTCGCTCAAGCTGAAGCGCAAGGCCATCGAGGCGGCGTACGCGACGGAGGTGGAGGCGCTGTACCGGGCGTGA
- a CDS encoding aldo/keto reductase, whose protein sequence is MSKVPHITLNNDVAMPQLGYGVWQVPDDEAATAVGNALEAGYRSIDTAAIYGNEEGTGKALAASGIARDELFVTTKLWNDEQGYDSTLRAFDTSLGKLGLEYVDLYLIHWPMPAKDTYVDTYRAFEKIYEEGRAKAIGVSNFQPAHLERLLGETSVVPAVNQVELHPQLQQSELRAFHARHNIATEAWSPLGQGKDLLKNTTVTGLAEKYGRTPAQIVLRWHLQLGNVVIPKSVTPSRIKENIDVFGFELDDADMSALAALDSGTRLGPDPDTMNG, encoded by the coding sequence GTGAGCAAGGTCCCCCACATCACCCTCAACAACGATGTCGCCATGCCGCAGCTCGGCTACGGCGTCTGGCAGGTGCCGGACGACGAGGCCGCCACGGCCGTCGGCAACGCCCTGGAAGCCGGATACCGCAGCATCGACACCGCCGCGATCTACGGCAACGAGGAGGGCACGGGGAAGGCGCTCGCCGCCTCCGGCATCGCGCGTGACGAGCTCTTCGTCACGACGAAGCTGTGGAACGACGAGCAGGGCTACGACTCGACCCTGCGCGCCTTCGACACCTCCCTCGGCAAGCTGGGCCTGGAGTACGTGGATCTGTACCTGATCCACTGGCCGATGCCCGCCAAGGACACGTACGTGGACACGTACCGGGCGTTCGAGAAGATCTACGAAGAGGGCCGCGCCAAGGCCATCGGCGTCTCCAACTTCCAGCCCGCCCACCTGGAGCGGCTGCTGGGCGAGACGTCCGTCGTGCCGGCGGTCAACCAGGTCGAGCTGCACCCGCAGCTCCAGCAGTCCGAGCTGCGCGCCTTCCACGCCCGGCACAACATCGCGACCGAGGCCTGGTCGCCGCTGGGCCAGGGCAAGGACCTCCTGAAGAACACGACCGTCACCGGCCTCGCCGAGAAGTACGGGCGCACCCCGGCGCAGATCGTGCTCCGCTGGCACCTCCAGCTCGGCAACGTCGTCATCCCGAAGTCCGTGACCCCGTCCCGGATCAAGGAGAACATCGACGTCTTCGGCTTCGAGCTGGACGACGCCGACATGTCCGCTCTCGCGGCCCTGGACTCCGGCACCCGCCTGGGCCCGGACCCGGACACCATGAACGGCTGA
- a CDS encoding SH3 domain-containing protein translates to MIRIPRAAAALAATAAVFALGGGTMATAAGPAPAHRTASPAVQAVVCTVNDNGVNYRGGPGTGYPVLGQVNRGQKMNARGTEGSWVMGDLWGGRTGVWIHRAYLDC, encoded by the coding sequence ATGATCCGCATTCCCCGCGCCGCCGCCGCTCTCGCGGCCACCGCGGCCGTCTTCGCCCTCGGCGGCGGCACCATGGCCACCGCCGCCGGTCCGGCCCCCGCCCACCGGACCGCCTCGCCCGCGGTCCAGGCCGTCGTCTGCACCGTCAACGACAACGGCGTCAACTACCGCGGCGGCCCGGGCACCGGCTACCCCGTCCTGGGACAGGTGAACCGGGGCCAGAAGATGAACGCGCGCGGCACCGAAGGCTCCTGGGTCATGGGTGACCTGTGGGGCGGTCGCACCGGGGTGTGGATCCACCGCGCCTACCTGGACTGCTGA
- a CDS encoding methyltransferase domain-containing protein: MTDHIHGTTTPAPESGHDHGQGNGRHHDHTHMDWDALAAYLEGEAEFLTPLLEQATAWLRDLLTESSGPGPDEVRRVLDVGSGPGVTSCLLAQAFPQAEIVAVDPTEALLERARERAARLGLGDRFRTQVAELPDHIEAVGDADLIWSSKALHHVGDQAAAVAALARRLRPGGLLVASEGGLAPRFLPRDFGIGRPGFQARLDAVQDDWFAQMRAALPGSRAVVEDWPAILTAAGLCSPRSRSFLLDLPAPLEPAGRAQLTLLLSRFAEKAGDDLDEEDRATLTRLLDPDDPAGIARRPDLFWLSAQTFHTARAA; this comes from the coding sequence ATGACGGACCACATCCACGGCACCACGACCCCGGCACCCGAGTCCGGCCACGACCACGGTCAGGGCAACGGCCGCCACCACGACCACACGCACATGGACTGGGACGCGCTCGCCGCCTACCTCGAAGGCGAGGCCGAGTTCCTGACCCCGCTCCTCGAACAGGCCACCGCCTGGCTCCGGGACCTGCTGACGGAGTCGTCCGGCCCCGGGCCCGACGAGGTCCGCCGGGTGCTCGACGTCGGCAGCGGCCCCGGCGTCACCAGTTGTCTGCTGGCCCAGGCGTTCCCGCAGGCCGAGATCGTGGCGGTGGACCCGACCGAGGCGCTCCTCGAACGCGCCCGGGAGCGCGCCGCCCGTCTGGGCCTCGGCGACCGGTTCCGTACCCAGGTGGCCGAGCTGCCCGACCACATCGAGGCCGTCGGGGACGCGGACCTCATCTGGTCCAGCAAGGCCCTGCACCACGTCGGCGACCAGGCGGCCGCCGTGGCCGCGCTGGCCCGGCGGCTCCGTCCGGGCGGGCTGCTCGTCGCGTCCGAAGGCGGCCTCGCCCCCCGGTTCCTGCCCCGTGACTTCGGCATCGGCCGCCCCGGCTTCCAGGCGCGTCTCGACGCGGTGCAGGACGACTGGTTCGCCCAGATGCGCGCCGCACTGCCCGGCAGCCGGGCCGTCGTCGAGGACTGGCCCGCCATCCTGACCGCCGCGGGCCTGTGCTCCCCGCGCAGCCGCAGCTTCCTCCTCGACCTCCCCGCCCCGCTGGAACCCGCCGGACGGGCCCAGCTCACCCTGCTGCTCTCCCGCTTCGCCGAGAAGGCCGGCGACGACCTGGACGAGGAGGACCGCGCCACCCTCACCCGCCTCCTCGACCCGGACGACCCGGCAGGCATCGCCCGGCGTCCGGACCTCTTCTGGCTCTCCGCCCAGACCTTCCACACGGCACGGGCGGCCTGA
- a CDS encoding DUF1266 domain-containing protein: protein MGTPGWIPPTETERRLCEAGARGDWQGQVAAVAGEDLYLAVPQQGQDPLPVYEDPAGGGTCIPVTTRGMLPPWHPQQLFDRVTVEELAQDWPNDRWKLAVNPGTPCAAYLPATAAHRGTWTRIRAQYGVRPGGLLTTHLGGPLHGPLAQGLACGAPLAVHHSVPWNELGTAFLDYAADAQLLHEQWSVTDPASWQQRLGQLLDAGFVPAETEAALRARAGGEDSGSGGVPELVEKYEERFRADGVLPADGQVKSLVALDYAHAVALVRWGLGARYCAPPEAEQAVLRAGELARAAYGSWQEFSAGYALGRALAFDNGWFGTAYQEAVHLHRVLGQDPASPWANLPFV from the coding sequence GTGGGAACTCCAGGATGGATACCGCCGACCGAGACGGAACGGCGGTTGTGCGAGGCCGGTGCGCGGGGCGACTGGCAAGGCCAGGTCGCGGCCGTGGCCGGCGAGGATCTGTATCTGGCGGTGCCCCAGCAGGGCCAGGACCCGCTGCCGGTCTACGAGGACCCGGCCGGCGGCGGTACGTGCATCCCCGTGACGACCCGCGGCATGCTGCCGCCGTGGCACCCCCAGCAGCTCTTCGACCGGGTCACGGTGGAGGAGCTGGCGCAGGACTGGCCGAACGACCGGTGGAAGCTGGCGGTCAACCCGGGTACGCCGTGTGCCGCGTACCTGCCGGCCACCGCCGCGCACCGCGGCACGTGGACCCGCATCCGCGCCCAGTACGGCGTCCGTCCCGGCGGGCTGCTCACCACCCACCTCGGCGGCCCGCTGCACGGCCCGCTCGCCCAGGGGCTCGCCTGCGGCGCCCCGCTCGCCGTGCATCACAGCGTGCCGTGGAACGAACTGGGCACCGCCTTCCTCGACTACGCGGCCGACGCCCAACTGCTGCACGAGCAGTGGTCGGTCACCGACCCGGCGTCCTGGCAGCAGCGCCTCGGCCAGTTGCTCGACGCCGGTTTCGTACCGGCCGAGACGGAGGCCGCGCTGCGTGCCCGCGCCGGTGGGGAGGACTCCGGGTCCGGTGGTGTGCCGGAGCTGGTGGAGAAGTACGAGGAGCGCTTCCGCGCGGACGGGGTGCTGCCCGCGGACGGGCAGGTGAAGTCGCTCGTCGCCCTGGACTACGCACATGCCGTCGCCCTCGTCCGCTGGGGGCTCGGAGCCCGTTACTGCGCGCCGCCGGAGGCCGAGCAGGCCGTGCTGCGCGCCGGTGAGCTGGCGCGCGCGGCGTACGGCTCCTGGCAGGAGTTCTCGGCGGGGTACGCGCTGGGCCGGGCGCTGGCCTTCGACAACGGCTGGTTCGGCACGGCGTACCAGGAGGCGGTGCACCTGCACCGGGTGCTCGGCCAGGACCCGGCCTCGCCGTGGGCGAATCTGCCCTTCGTCTGA
- a CDS encoding Asp23/Gls24 family envelope stress response protein produces MSQVMKGDAQLHAAILRAAAGAAKDTPGVAFLRPGLGELLRGTVARTTGTGSGAASRPGGGSPAPSVRGGRVPGVRADRGPGPGAWRIRVHLAVRRGHRALDVVRAVRPRVTAAVQEAVRTAGEAAPEVAVTVTVTDIT; encoded by the coding sequence ATGAGCCAGGTCATGAAGGGTGACGCGCAGTTGCACGCCGCGATCCTCCGTGCCGCCGCAGGGGCCGCCAAGGACACACCCGGTGTCGCCTTCCTCCGGCCCGGCCTGGGCGAACTGCTGCGGGGGACGGTGGCGCGGACGACCGGAACCGGCTCCGGCGCCGCCTCCCGGCCCGGTGGCGGTTCTCCTGCCCCGTCCGTGCGGGGCGGCCGGGTGCCCGGCGTACGGGCCGACCGCGGTCCCGGCCCCGGGGCGTGGCGGATCCGCGTCCACCTGGCGGTCCGGCGCGGTCACCGGGCCCTGGACGTGGTCCGCGCGGTCCGGCCACGTGTCACGGCGGCGGTCCAGGAGGCGGTGCGGACGGCGGGCGAAGCCGCACCCGAGGTCGCCGTGACGGTGACCGTCACGGACATCACCTGA
- a CDS encoding Asp23/Gls24 family envelope stress response protein, whose translation MALGEHDDPILPCGRALSSVWEENDAEGVDGADGPAGDAAPDAGPHADRCPYCQEALAGLGVLDSYVREARRPAGSDEEERSAERFTARVMDLVRTELRPGRTLPLGDPEDDAWITEAAAAKSFRAAAETLPDVQAGSCRVTLLAPRGPMKVAIELAAGYAWPLPTLADRVRERVRAAARDGIGLEVEEVDVTVVDLVAGETDGSGGHPEAGEEGRT comes from the coding sequence ATGGCGCTAGGTGAGCACGACGACCCGATCCTGCCCTGCGGCCGCGCGCTGTCGTCCGTGTGGGAGGAAAACGATGCGGAGGGCGTGGACGGCGCGGACGGTCCGGCCGGGGACGCCGCCCCGGACGCGGGCCCGCACGCCGACCGGTGCCCGTACTGCCAGGAGGCGCTGGCGGGCCTCGGCGTCCTCGACAGTTACGTACGCGAGGCCCGGCGGCCCGCGGGCTCCGACGAGGAGGAGCGGAGCGCCGAACGCTTCACGGCCCGGGTGATGGACCTGGTCAGAACCGAACTCCGGCCCGGCAGGACGCTGCCGCTGGGCGATCCGGAGGACGACGCCTGGATCACCGAGGCCGCGGCGGCCAAGTCCTTCCGCGCCGCAGCCGAGACCCTGCCGGACGTCCAGGCGGGCAGTTGCCGGGTCACCCTGCTCGCGCCGCGCGGGCCCATGAAGGTGGCGATCGAACTGGCGGCCGGGTACGCGTGGCCGCTGCCCACACTGGCCGACCGGGTACGCGAACGGGTGCGCGCGGCGGCGCGGGACGGCATCGGGCTGGAGGTCGAGGAGGTCGACGTCACCGTCGTCGACCTGGTCGCGGGGGAGACGGATGGCTCCGGCGGGCATCCGGAAGCCGGCGAGGAGGGCAGGACATGA
- a CDS encoding RNA polymerase sigma factor, producing the protein MPEPSDALLAVRAAEGDEGAFEVLVRRHSAQLLRLATRLLGSRTDAEDAVQDAFVSAWRRIPEFRGDAAFATWMYRIVTNRCLNLLRARRPTQDLGSVPEPSAPEHASSPVRAAESTAAVEALMRAMDGLTPEQRACWVLRELHALPYEEIAAVVGISHQAVRGRVFRARRYLTEAMGAWR; encoded by the coding sequence GTGCCCGAACCCAGCGACGCCCTGCTGGCCGTACGTGCCGCGGAAGGGGACGAGGGGGCCTTCGAGGTGCTCGTACGGCGGCACAGCGCTCAGCTCCTGCGCCTGGCGACCCGGCTGCTCGGCAGCCGCACCGACGCGGAGGACGCCGTGCAGGACGCCTTCGTGAGCGCCTGGCGCCGCATCCCGGAGTTCCGCGGCGACGCCGCCTTCGCGACCTGGATGTACCGCATCGTCACCAACCGGTGCCTGAACCTGCTGCGGGCCCGCAGACCCACCCAGGACCTCGGCTCGGTGCCCGAGCCGAGCGCGCCCGAGCACGCGTCGTCACCGGTGCGGGCGGCCGAGTCGACCGCCGCCGTCGAGGCGCTGATGCGGGCGATGGACGGACTCACCCCGGAGCAGCGCGCCTGCTGGGTGCTGCGCGAGCTGCACGCCCTGCCGTACGAGGAGATCGCCGCGGTGGTGGGCATCAGCCACCAGGCGGTCCGTGGCAGGGTCTTCCGGGCACGCCGCTATCTGACGGAGGCGATGGGCGCATGGCGCTAG